Proteins co-encoded in one Papaver somniferum cultivar HN1 chromosome 5, ASM357369v1, whole genome shotgun sequence genomic window:
- the LOC113281219 gene encoding cell division cycle 20.2, cofactor of APC complex-like — MDSGGSFGVLYKSRSRNPLQEHVLRRKNSKDNCDRFIPNRSAMDFDYAHYVLMEARKGKENPVASSPAKEAFRKQLAEALNLNRSRILAFKNKPATPAQLLFPETSSLQQAKPAKPRRSIPQTSDRTLDAPEIIDDYYLNLLDWGSRNVLAIALGNTVYLWDATDSSSSELMTVDEDTGPITSVSWAPDGRHIAVGLNNSEVQLWDSISNKQLRTLRGGHESRVGAMDWNNHVLSTGGMDSLIINNDVRIRNHIVETYRGHHQEVCGLKWSSSGQQLASGGNDNLLHIWDRSVASSNSPTQWLHRLEDHTAAVKALAWCPFQANLLASGGGGGDRCIKFWNAHTGACLNSVDTGSQVCSLLWNKNERELLSSHGFTQNQLTLWKYPSMVKIAELTGHTSRVLYMAQSPDGCTVASAAGDETLRFWNVFGTPELAKPAPKANPEPFAHFNRIR; from the exons ATGGACTCAGGAGGATCTTTCGGTGTGTTGTACAAGTCTAGATCAAGAAATCCACTGCAAGAACATGTCCTCCGCAGAAAAAACTCTAAAGATAAT TGTGATCGGTTTATCCCGAACAGATCTGCAATGgatttcgattatgcacattacGTGCTAATGGAAGCAAGGAAAGGTAAGGAAAATCCAGTTGCGAGTTCTCCGGCGAAAGAGGCTTTCAGGAAGCAACTTGCAGAGGCTTTGAACTTAAACAGAAGCAGAATTCTAGCTTTCAAGAACAAGCCAGCTACACCTGCTCAGTTGCTGTTCCCTGAAACTTCATCACTTCAACAAGCAAAACCAGCAAAGCCCCGAAGATCCATTCCCCAA ACTTCGGATAGGACATTGGACGCTCCAGAGATCATTGACGATTACTACTTGAATTTGCTGGATTGGGGTAGCAGAAATGTCCTTGCCATAGCTCTCGGAAACACCGTGTACTTGTGGGATGCAACCGATTCATCCAGTTCTGAACTCATGACCGTCGATGAAGATACAGGCCCTATTACCAGTGTGAGTTGGGCACCTGATGGTCGTCACATTGCTGTTGGATTGAACAACTCCGAAGTTCAACTATGGGATTCTATATCTAACAAACAACTGAGAACACTACGAGGTGGTCATGAATCTCGAGTTGGTGCTATGGATTGGAACAACCACGTCCTATCCACAGGAGGAATGGACAGTTTGATTATCAATAATGATGTCAGAATCAGAAACCACATTGTAGAAACATATAGAGGACATCATCAAGAAGTGTGTGGATTGAAATGGTCTTCATCAGGACAACAACTAGCAAGTGGAGGGAATGACAACCTTCTTCATATTTGGGATAGATCAGTTGCTTCGTCAAACTCTCCAACTCAATGGCTTCACAGACTCGAAGACCACACTGCTGCTGTAAAAGCCCTTGCTTGGTGTCCGTTCCAGGCTAATTTACTTGCTTCTGGTGGTGGCGGAGGTGATAGATGTATTAAATTTTGGAACGCCCATACTGGAGCTTGCTTAAATTCTGTTGATACTGGATCACAAGTTTGTTCTTTGCTGTGGAACAAAAATGAGAGAGAACTTTTGAGCTCTCATGGATtcactcaaaaccaattgacccTTTGGAAGtatccatcaatggttaagaTTGCTGAGCTTACTGGTCACACTTCAAGGGTTCTATACATGGCTCAG AGTCCGGATGGATGTACTGTTGCATCTGCAGCAGGGGATGAAACTCTGAGATTTTGGAATGTATTTGGTACACCTGAATTGGCTAAACCTGCACCTAAAGCAAACCCAGAGCCGTTTGCTCATTTTAATCGCATCCGCTGA